A part of Setaria viridis chromosome 8, Setaria_viridis_v4.0, whole genome shotgun sequence genomic DNA contains:
- the LOC117834250 gene encoding LOW QUALITY PROTEIN: FBD-associated F-box protein At5g56370 (The sequence of the model RefSeq protein was modified relative to this genomic sequence to represent the inferred CDS: inserted 2 bases in 1 codon) — MNSQTGELDQLAISLSLSRSLPVSLSLSPSFSKIDGYLWAELGACSMFDGMPQSASAAGGDDLISVMPDVLLHHVLGFLDAREAVQTCVIAKRWCHLWKSMPVLRVTGAGQVSLHRKFLDNLLLLRDRTNLEVCLFEFHHYIAADVPYVNLWIRHALLCQVRVLSLSVIGGGGGMVKELWLYNLPVFSQYLNKLKLCGLCLPGKFLDFSSCQALQXINMTECCIHADKISRSLKHLSIQACIFCSDCRTLISTPGVISLQLNCCWGKTALFEDMPVLVRATVTLLDTWCHDYCESDDPGYCDNASCCVLLKGLSAARTLELIAEPEFILKRDLRWCPTLSKLKSLLLSEWCVAAGDHRALICILQHSPVLEMLTLQLSEVFILYANMVPSKAIYNLLDQPLPPEKLQRVKVKCHEVDQRVHNILKSLIIYGGPLGKISIQQENKSSEWKLLFHSSCFSSFSTLSICV; from the exons ATGAATTCTCAAACAGGTGAGCTGGACCAGCTCGCaatctctctctcactctctcggtctctccctgtttctctttctctctctccctctttctccAAAATTGACGGTTATCTCTGGGCAGAGTTGGGCGCTTGCAGCATGTTCGACGGAATGCCCCAGAGCGCGTCGGCAGCAGGCGGTGACGACCTCATCAGCGTCATGCCTGACGTTCTACTCCACCACGTTCTTGGCTTCCTGGATGCACGGGAGGCTGTGCAAACTTGCGTGATCGCGAAGCGCTGGTGTCACCTCTGGAAGTCCATGCCCGTTCTGCGTGTCACTGGTGCTGGCCAAGTCAGTTTACACCGGAAATTCTTGGACAATCTCCTGCTGCTCCGTGACCGCACAAACTTGGAGGTGTGCCTGTTCGAGTTTCATCATTACATTGCAGCTGATGTGCCCTACGTGAACCTGTGGATTCGGCATGCCTTATTGTGCCAAGTTCGGGTGCTGAGTCTTTCTGtcattggtggtggtggtgggatggTCAAAGAATTGTGGCTTTATAATCTGCCTGTTTTCTCTCAGTACTTGAACAAATTGAAGCTTTGTGGTCTATGTTTACCAGGCAAGTTTCTTGATTTCTCGAGTTGTCAAGCACTGCA GATAAACATGACAGAATGCTGCATTCATGCTGACAAGATCTCCCGATCCCTTAAACATCTGAGCATTCAAGCCTGCATTTTTTGCTCGGACTGCCGGACTCTTATTTCTACCCCAGGTGTCATTTCACTGCAACTAAATTGTTGTTGGGGTAAAACTGCTTTATTTGAAGACATGCCAGTGTTAGTTAGAGCAACAGTTACATTATTGGACACATGGTGTCATGATTATTGTGAGAGCGATGACCCTGGGTATTGTGATAATGCTTCCT GCTGTGTGCTTCTCAAAGGTTTGTCAGCTGCTAGGACTTTGGAGCTGATAGCTGAACCTGAA TTTATTCTCAAAAGGGATTTGAGATGGTGCCCAACATTGAGCAAGTTGAAGTCTTTATTACTCAGTGAGTGGTGTGTGGCGGCTGGTGACCACCGTGCCCTAATTTGTATTCTCCAACACTCACCAGTTCTAGAGATGCTCACTCTTCAACTTTCTGAGGTATTTATTCTCTATGC AAATATGGTTCCATCAAAAGCAATCTACAATTTACTGGATCAACCATTGCCACCAGAAAAACTTCAGAGAGTCAAAGTGAAATGTCACGAGGTTGATCAAAGGGTTCATAACATCTTGAAGTCCTTGATCATCTATGGTGGGCCTCTTGGGAAAATTAGTATCCAGCAAGAAAACAAATCGTCTGAGTGGAAGTTACTTTTTCATTCTTCGTGCTTCTCCTCTTTCAGCACTTTATCTATATGTGTATGA